In Uranotaenia lowii strain MFRU-FL chromosome 2, ASM2978415v1, whole genome shotgun sequence, one genomic interval encodes:
- the LOC129747191 gene encoding uncharacterized protein LOC129747191, giving the protein MSSRIALFLAVLFHVGFKVLVFMDPPAASEGSEGCCSLELNFRTVLFLSSVIMFLSRCRIFPPRYRKLPESVKTLVEFIIFLLVIEMAMILLWCRIQTILFLIFDCLVTKQTAMMYADMGGHKLVVFLTTFLSVLTFVYTAMATGYVDWGEEAYEGMCQRLQSAMHRFRKPQCAQTTSSLIDTCTDSSLMMDSTSTVRSTRQRARSSSRYRAGCEPSCPRRRRSRSRRR; this is encoded by the coding sequence ATGAGCAGTCGCATAGCGCTCTTTCTGGCCGTTTTATTTCACGTGGGCttcaaagttttagttttcatggATCCTCCAGCAGCTTCTGAAGGATCCGAGGGTTGCTGTTCCCTGGAGCTGAATTTCCGAACGGTGCTTTTCTTAAGCTCGGTGATCATGTTCCTGTCCCGGTGCCGAATATTCCCGCCGCGCTACCGGAAGCTGCCCGAATCTGTTAAAACTCTGGTTGAGTTTATCATATTTCTACTGGTGATAGAAATGGCAATGATTTTACTGTGGTGTCGCATCCAAACGatattatttctaatttttgactGTTTGGTGACCAAGCAGACGGCAATGATGTACGCAGACATGGGAGGACATAAGTTAGTCgtttttttgacaacttttttgaGTGTATTGACATTCGTGTACACGGCCATGGCAACCGGATACGTTGATTGGGGAGAGGAAGCGTACGAAGGAATGTGTCAAAGGCTGCAATCAGCGATGCACCGGTTCCGGAAACCGCAGTGTGCCCAAACGACGTCATCTCTCATTGACACTTGCACCGATTCGTCGTTGATGATGGATTCAACTTCAACGGTTAGGAGCACCAGGCAAAGAGCCCGGAGCAGCAGCCGGTATCGAGCCGGATGCGAACCTTCTTGTCCTCGGCGAAGGAGATCGCGGTCTCGGAGGCGGTGA